GCGCCAGCTTGAGCGGCACGCGGCCGGCACAGAGCAGCACGTCGGCCTGTCGCGGAGAGTAGCTCAGCCGCTCCATCCCGAAGCGCGCCAGATCGAAGCGACTGGCCGCCGTGGACATGAATTCGATGGCGCAGCAGGCGGTGCCGAAGGGCATGGGCCACAGCGAACCGGCACGCGCCCAGTTCACCAGAAAATCGAGGCGCGTGGTCACCCAGCCGTCCTGCGAGCCGGGATCAACCTGTACGAGGCGCGAGTCGGTGGCGGGGGTCAGTCCCACGTGAGCGCTCCCTTCTTCCAGACGTAGATGAAGCCGACCACAAGAATGAGCACGAACACCAGCATCTCACCCAGGCCGAAGAACGACAGCTGACCGGCGGGGCAGCTCTTCGCCACGAGGGGCACCGAGCACGACAGCTGGCGGTAGTGCACGCCCCACGGGATCATGAACACCGTCTCGATGTCGAAGACGATGAACAGCATCGCGACCAGGTAGAACTTCACTGAGAATCGATCGCGGGCATCGCCCAGCGGATTGATGCCGGACTCGTACGGCTGGGACTTGACCGCGGTGGGCTGGGCCTTCGTCGTGAGGTGTGCGATGCCAAGGATCAGCACCGCGTTGAGGATCACGAAGCCAAGAAGCAGCAGGACCGGCAGATAGGTGCGTAGCATCGCGGTGCAGCAAGGATCCGACAGATCACGAAGGGGGAGTGGACTTCGTGAAAGAATTCACAAACCATGTGCGAGAACAGTACCAAGGGGACCAGAATCCCTCAACAGCGTGCGTAATGCTTTTTGCTGCAAGTAACCGGCGAAGGCCGTTTGGCAGGGTCAGCCGGGTGCGAGTACCTTCCGCATATTCTCGACGCGTCGCGCGCGAGGGCATATGGACCACCTGGTCCTAATGCGAGTCCACCTTCCGCTTGCTCATCACATGGGGCTCTGCTCAGACCGCTGGATCACGCGCATGGCGCGCGAGCACGGCATGATCGAACCGTTTGAAGACCGCCAGGTTCGCCAGGGGGTCGTGTCGTACGGCGTCAGCTCGTATGGCTACGACATGCGTGTGGCGTCGGAATACCGGATCTTCACGAATGTGCTCAGCTCGATCGTCGATCCCAAGCAGTTCGACCCGAAGAGCTTCGTCGAGTTCGAAGGCGATGTCTGCATCGTGCCACCCAACTCCTTCGCGCTGGCGCGAAGCGTGGAGTACTTCCGCATTCCGCGCAACGTGCTCACGCTCACCGTGGGCAAGAGCACCTATGCGCGGTGCGGCATCATCACCAACGTCACGCCCTTCGAACCCGAGTGGGAAGGCTACGTGACGCTCGAGATCTCCAACACCACGCCGCTGCCCGCGAAGATCTACTCGAACGAGGGAATCGCACAGGTGGTGTTCTTCACCGGGGACGAAGAGCCGGAGGTCAGCTATGGCGACAAGCGGGGGAAGTACCAGGGCCAGCACGGCGTGACCCTGCCCCGCATTTAGGCTCCGCCGCCCTCAGCCGCCGGCGTAGACGTAGCGCAGACCGCGGTCTTGCGCCTGCTGCAGCGTCACGATCATCGCCGGCACCACTTCCACGCCGGGGAGCAGGCTCTTCCGCGCCTCTTCGGCGAACATGGTCGTGCGTTCCCGATCGGTGCGCTGCTCGGGGGGGAGAAACCGCCCCCCCGACGCGCGAATGGAGTTGCCGCACGCCAGCAGGAGGACGTTGCGGCGGGCAAGAATGGCGACGGATTCGGTCATCGGGTTCCGGGTCCCGGGCATACCCATGACCTCGCCGACGCTCGGATACTTGGCCCACATCGCATCGTTGAAGAACCAGCCAATGGAGCGACCGTTGAGCCCGACCATGACGGTGCAATCCTGCTCGCGGATCCCGTACACGGTCTTCTGCGTGTCGAGAAATGTCTGTGCCCAGCGCAGCGCGAGCCCATCGGTGGGCATGTGCGAGTGAAATACGACCCGCTGGGTGCCCGCCACCCGCTTCATCCACGGATCTTCCACGGTGGCCGCGCTCGCCTCGTCAGCGGCGGGTGCCGGCGCGGCGTTGAGCGCCTGGCTGGGGAGCACACCAATCGTCGCTCCGAAAGCGGCCAGACGGCCGAGGAAATCACGGCGGGGAGTGTTGGCCATCATCGGGGGAGCGAGTCTGGGGAAACGCGCCGCGTGAGCAACGGGCGCGGAGGAGGCAGGGGCTTGCCGGCGCGACGGGCGGCAGTGGTGGCATAGGCGACATCGGCGGGAGGATCGCCACGCGGCCAGTCGCGCTCTTTGCCGGGGTGATCCTGACGGGCCTTGCTGAGCACGAAGGCCGCAATGTCCGCCGCTCGCTGCGCACTCAACGTGTCGACGCCGTCGAACGGCATGTTGTGCTTGAGAAAGGTGGCCAGCGTGAACTGGCGCGCCATACCGGCGCCAATGGAGTAGCTGCCGCGCCCCCATACGGCCGGTGCATTGAGAGCGGGCATCCCCTGCCCTTCGCCCCCGTGGCACCGGGCGCAGCTGGCGGCGTACCCTTGCCGGCCACGTGTCACGCTGCCGGCAAGCTTCACGGTGTCCACCCGGTCGTGGCGAGGCCGCCCGTTGAGCGTGGCGATGTACGCCACCATGTCGCGCATCTCGCGGGAGTCCTCGTGCAGCATCTTTCCGGCGAGGCTGCGCGCAATGCACTCGTTGATGCGCCGCTCGATCGTTTCCTCATATCCGGGACGGCTGCGATAGCGCGGGTAGCGCGACAGCGTCGCCGTCCACGGCATCGCCCGCCCGCGCGTGCCGTTCTCCAGATGGCAGCTCACGCAGCGCAGCCCATTTCCGCTGTAGGCCGGGAGCGAGTCGCGAAACGCCGAGAGCAGCGCCAGTCCACGCACCGGATCGCCGGAGCGTGGCTGCGCGCCAAGCGCCACCGGGCAAATCACGGCCAACCATACCCACCGGAGGAATCGTCGCATGTCGCCAATATGCGGTACAACGCGCCACGCCGCAGGGGCCCCGGACGCACGACGGGCGGAACTCGAAGGAGTCCCGCCCGTCGTGATGGCAGAGGCCGGCGCCTGATCCGTCAGCCCGACCCGACCGTCGCCCGCGGTTCCTGACGCTTGGCGGTGGCCAGCAGGTAGTCGCGGTTCATGCGCTTGATCACGTCGATGCTGATCTCCTTGGGACACGCCTCCTGACACTCGCCGGCCAGGGTGCAATGACCGAAGCCCTCGAGATCCATCTGCTCCACCATGGCCAGCGCGCGCTTGTCACGCTCCGGCTGTCCCTGCGGCAAGAGCCCGAGGTGCGTGATCTTCGCGCCGGTGAACAGCGAGGCCGACGCATTGGGACAGGCGGCGACGCAGGCGCCGCAGCCGATGCACGCGGCCGCATCCATCGACTCTTCCAGCACGTCCTTGCCAATGAGAATCTCATTGGCATCCCGGGCGCCGCCGGTGTTCACCGACACGTAGCCGCCCGCCTGGATGATGCGATCGAACGCCCCTCGGTTCACCACGAGATCCTTCACGATGGGAAACGGCGACGCACGCCACGGCTCGACGGTGATAATGTCCCCGTCCTTGAACGCCCGCATGTGCAACTGGCAGGTGGCCGTGCCCTTCCAGGGACCATGCGCCTGCCCGTTGATCATCATGGCGCACGAGCCGCAGATCCCCTCGCGGCAGTCGTGCGCGAAGGCCACGGGTTCCTTTCCTTCGAGGGTGAGCTTCTCGTTGAGCATGTCGAACATCTCGAGGAACGACATGTCGGCACTCACGCCGTCGAGATCGTACGTCTCCAGCTTGCCCGGAGCCTGCGACGCCGGCTGGCGCCACACGTTGAGCGTGATCTTCATTACTTGTAGCTCCGCGTGGAAAGCTTCACGTTCTCGTACTCCAGCGGTTCCTTGTTGAGGATCGGGTCCTTCCCCTCGCCGGCGTACTCCCAGGCGGCAACGTAGGCGTACTCATCGTCGTTGCGCTTGGCCTCGCCCTCTTCCTGGTACTCCGTGCGGAAGTGCCCGCCGCACGACTCTTCGCGGTTCAGCGCATCGCGGCACATGAGCTCGCCCAGCTCGATGAAATCTGCCACGCGCCCCGCCTTCTCCAGCGACTGATTGAGTGAGTCGCCGCTGCCCGGCACGTTCACGTTCTGCCAGTACTCCTGCTTGAGCGTCTGGATGAGCCCGATGGCCTTCGTGAGCCCCTCACGGTCGCGCGCCATGCCGCAGTAGTCCCACATGATCTTGCCGAGCTCCTTGTGGAAGGAGTCGACGGTGCGCTTGCCCT
This genomic stretch from Gemmatimonas sp. harbors:
- the ndhC gene encoding NADH-quinone oxidoreductase subunit A, with protein sequence MLRTYLPVLLLLGFVILNAVLILGIAHLTTKAQPTAVKSQPYESGINPLGDARDRFSVKFYLVAMLFIVFDIETVFMIPWGVHYRQLSCSVPLVAKSCPAGQLSFFGLGEMLVFVLILVVGFIYVWKKGALTWD
- the dcd gene encoding dCTP deaminase codes for the protein MGLCSDRWITRMAREHGMIEPFEDRQVRQGVVSYGVSSYGYDMRVASEYRIFTNVLSSIVDPKQFDPKSFVEFEGDVCIVPPNSFALARSVEYFRIPRNVLTLTVGKSTYARCGIITNVTPFEPEWEGYVTLEISNTTPLPAKIYSNEGIAQVVFFTGDEEPEVSYGDKRGKYQGQHGVTLPRI
- a CDS encoding twin-arginine translocation signal domain-containing protein, producing MMANTPRRDFLGRLAAFGATIGVLPSQALNAAPAPAADEASAATVEDPWMKRVAGTQRVVFHSHMPTDGLALRWAQTFLDTQKTVYGIREQDCTVMVGLNGRSIGWFFNDAMWAKYPSVGEVMGMPGTRNPMTESVAILARRNVLLLACGNSIRASGGRFLPPEQRTDRERTTMFAEEARKSLLPGVEVVPAMIVTLQQAQDRGLRYVYAGG
- a CDS encoding c-type cytochrome, producing MRRFLRWVWLAVICPVALGAQPRSGDPVRGLALLSAFRDSLPAYSGNGLRCVSCHLENGTRGRAMPWTATLSRYPRYRSRPGYEETIERRINECIARSLAGKMLHEDSREMRDMVAYIATLNGRPRHDRVDTVKLAGSVTRGRQGYAASCARCHGGEGQGMPALNAPAVWGRGSYSIGAGMARQFTLATFLKHNMPFDGVDTLSAQRAADIAAFVLSKARQDHPGKERDWPRGDPPADVAYATTAARRAGKPLPPPRPLLTRRVSPDSLPR
- a CDS encoding succinate dehydrogenase/fumarate reductase iron-sulfur subunit; amino-acid sequence: MKITLNVWRQPASQAPGKLETYDLDGVSADMSFLEMFDMLNEKLTLEGKEPVAFAHDCREGICGSCAMMINGQAHGPWKGTATCQLHMRAFKDGDIITVEPWRASPFPIVKDLVVNRGAFDRIIQAGGYVSVNTGGARDANEILIGKDVLEESMDAAACIGCGACVAACPNASASLFTGAKITHLGLLPQGQPERDKRALAMVEQMDLEGFGHCTLAGECQEACPKEISIDVIKRMNRDYLLATAKRQEPRATVGSG